The nucleotide sequence tctttgtaCCAGCTAACGAAATAATCGTTAAGCTTGCATTCCTATTCTGCGCGCACGCAGCACGTAGCAGACCCAACAAATTGGTGAGTTTTTAGTGGTACAATTAATAGAAACGACATTAAATAAGCTCCATTTTCTTGGTGGCGCACCGTGCAATAAGATAGACATGGTTGAAAATTCATTTGCCGTGGGCGCGTTTGAGACATCCGGAAGTGTTTGACACTTAGCGAAAAATCGATAATTTTTTCAATCATCCCATCATCGGCAAGCAATGTCAAGATAGTTGTTGGGGAGGGCACGACGGAGCTTCACCGGGTGTGAATGGTGAAAGGGAGGCTTGCATTGGTCgcgtctgtgtttgtgtgaagtgCGAAAAATTATAGTACAGTACCGGTTGCGTTGGCGGGCAATAAGTGTATGGGATAGGAAATTTTATGGCAACCACGCGAAACGGACGACCGCGTGGTAAAGTGTAAACAAATGGCACgtggattttttgttatttatctaagaatgctttgcatttttttctagTTTAGTATGATTTGGGACGTTAGTGTATGATACGAAAGCAGTGCATTAAAATAAACGCAGGGGCATTCTACGTATATTTATAGATGCTTGTACAACCTAGGAATCTAGCATTTTCATATCTTCATAATCTTcatgttttcatatttttactttctttcctTCGAAGTTTTGTAATCGAGCGAGGCAAGAACATGGAAGCAGCAGTATTGTAAGAAACAGTAATTTCAAACCACGGCAACCCATTATCATATGTCATCCGTAGCGAATCTCATCGCCGTGTCTCCACATTTCCCAAAAGACCAGCTGCTACTTCAACAGTATTACAACGAGAACGAGAAGCAATCGTCGTAGACAAACGTACCCCTTTTTTCACACCACTCTTCGTAACTGTGTGCCGAGCATACAACCCACTCAGCCATGGGAAAGGAACTTATGAACAGTAGCAACTTCTGTCAGCAGCTTGGCGCAACTTTGGTTCGTAATTTCAAGCTGAAAATCAGAGACTCGCGAAAAACGATAGCGGAAGTATTCCTGCCCCTCTACACACTGGGTACTCTGATTGTACTGAAAATTCTCATACCGAATCCAAATTTTCCCGCTATCACGGAGCCGCGCGGTGCAGCAACACTGTTCGAACATTTTCAGCACCATAAAGCCCATACCATTGCCGTGCTACCGCAGCCAAACTCGTCTACTACGATTCCCTTTCTGAGTGAGGTGAACGAACTATGGATGTCGAATCGACGGCACCAACCAGGCATACATCCTATCAAGTGGATGGTGTATGAATCGCCGGAAGAATTGCTAGCAGCCTACTGGCGCGACCCGAGCAAGATGCCCTTGGCGCTGATATTCCACACGGATGACCCGTTGTTCGGTCCGCTGAGGTACGAAATACGCACGAATCCATCGTTTTTTGTGACACCCTCAACGACGGAGCTGTACTCCTCTCTGGTAACGTGCAGACAATCGGATAGCTACTGGTCGGCGGTAATACCGATCGAAACCGGTGATTCCTGCCCGGTGAACCAGTACTACTATTCGGGCTTTATTGCGCTACAAACTCTGCTCGATTACACCAAGATCCGGATCGTGACGCAAAATGAAGAACTGCAGATACCTCATATTACGCTAGAGATGTTTCCCAAGGAAGCCTACACTGGCAATTGGATGGTCGCATTTAGGCTGGTCATTCCGATCTACATGGTGATGGCTTTGTCGCAATTCATTACATATCTGCTGATCCTGATCGTCGGCGAGAAGGAGAACCACATAAAGGAAGGATTAAAGATTATGGGGCTGCGAGATTCCGTCTTTTGGTAAGTTAGTTCATGCTTTGCATCATCTATGCTTAGTTGCgccgtttttttaaatactgtaTCGTTGCTTCGTTGCTTTCAGGTGCGGTTGGTTCATCATTTACGCGGTCTTTGTAACATTTCTGAGCTTTGTATCCGTAATTCTCGTGTTTTCATTGGGAGTTTTTCAGCATACCAACTACCTGCCCGTGTTTATCCTTATTCTGTTATACAGCTTTTCGGTTATTCTGATTGGCTTTATGATAACACCGTTCTTTGACAATTCGCGGGTAAGTGGGCAAGATGCTAAACTGTACTATGCTGCTGTATACTAACTGTGGAATCTATTCTTTTCCAGACCGCTGGCATACTTGGCAATTTTGCGGTGAATATTATGTCGCTGTTGTATTTTTTGCAAGTTTTCATCGACGATACGCATACCTCGGCAGCATTATGGACAGTGTCACTTATTTCTCCAACGGGATTTGCACTAGCAATGGATAAAATACTCGTGCTCGACATATCTGGACAGGGTGTAACGCTGCACAACCTCTGGACTGGACCCGGCATCCCAATCGGTGGTTCCATCCTGATGCTCGTTGTGGATATTTTGTTGTACGCTGCACTGGCGTTCTATTTCGACTGTGTGATTCCATCGGATCATGGTACGAAGCAGAGGCCTTGCTTCTGCTTTAACCGGAACTACTGGTGCAAGAAAAAAGTGCCAAAAGTACCGCTGTTAAATGGCGAGTCGGCCAATTCGTTCAACAATGCGCTCGAGGATCAGGCACGCGATGTGGAACCAGTGTCTCGGGAGATGCGCGGAAAGGAAGCAATCCGCATAGTGGATCTGTACAAGACGTTTCACTCATGTCGTAAACCGGCAGTGAATGCCGTCAACGGTATTAACCTTACAATCTACGAAGGACAGATAACGGCTATACTCGGCCATAACGGGGCAGGCAAGAGTACGCTGTTTAATATTCTTACTGGACTGACGTCACCCACTTCCGGTACAATATACATCTTCGGGTATGATGTGCGCGATCCCAATGATATGACCATGATCCGGCGCATGACGGGAGTGTGCCCGCAGCACGACATACTGTTCGAAACGCTTACGCCCAAAGAACACTTGTACTTCTTCGCGGCCGTCCGTGGTATTCCGCCATCACTGGTTGAcagtgaagtgaaaaaaacGCTGCGTGATATCGACTTGTTCGATACGGCAGAGACGAGAGTGAAGCATCTGAGCGGTGGTCAGAAACGGAAGCTTTCCGTCGGCATAGCCATCATTGGTGATCCTAAAATTATCATTCTAGACGAACCTACGGCCGGTGTCGATCCGTACTCGCGGCGGCACATGTGGTCGATTCTGCAAAATCGCAAGCACGGAAAGGTGATCCTTCTGACGACGCACTTTATGGATGAAGCAGACATTCTGGCAGAGCGAAAGGCCGTTGTCTCCCGCGGGCGACTGCGTTGCTGCGGTTCGTCCCTCTTTCTGAAGAACAAGTTCGGCATCGGTTATCATTTGACGCTGGTATTGGATACCAATGCCTGTGAAACGTCCATCACGAAGCTGGTTAACGATCACGTTCCGCAAGCAGAGAAAGCCCGTAGACACGGGCGAGAACTGAGCTATATCCTGCCACACGACGCGGTGAACTCTTTCGTATCTCTGTTCGATGATATCGAAAAGGAGATTAAAACTAAACGAATGATGCTTGGCATTTGCTCGTACGGGGTGTCAATGACAACGCTGGAAGAGGTGTTTCTACACCTAGAAACGCAGCGAGAAGGTGAACAGAAGGCCGGTACCACTGGAGAAGGCGAAGACGAGGAAGGAGAAGGTGAGGAGGACGAAGAAGATGGACAAGCGGCGGGATACCCGGTGTCGGAAAATTTGAGCCGCAAAGTGATGAAAACTCGCGGTCTCCCCAGAAGTTTGTCGCTGCAGGAACGCAGTAACAGCTATCAGTCGTTAAAGAATGACACCAAAACCCTACTCGACGAACAAAACACCGATAATAAAGCGTCCCTGCAAGATAATCGTATGCAGTTTGACACGATCATTCCCATCAACGGGCTTGGATCGGACGGGGTTAGTCAGGGAACGGCTGGGTCCGGAACGCACCCGGTGTCGATGGGTGGGGGTGGCGTTGGCTGTGGGCAAAACTCCACCGTTAATTCTCCACAAGTTCAACGAATTCACCGTAAGAAACATCATCGTTCCTCGCGAAATGGAGTTAGCAAAAGTACCAAGAGCGTCTATGAGGACCAGACGCAAACGCATGGCTCAGCTTCGGCAGTGAAGCTCAATAGTCAAAATCGAACTAACTGGATGGATCTGGACGACATTCCACTTTACCCATCGAGATGGAGTACAATCGGGGCTTTACTAAAGTTACGACTGACGATTCTTTTTCGTGATATTCAGCGGTTGTATCTGCTGATAATACTTCCGTTGGCATTCACTGCCTTGGGACTGTACTTGAACTCgatacaagtgttgtctccgATCATGCGTTCCATTTTGCTAGATAATACTACCTACGGGAGCAACATCACCAAGATCGCCGTACACGATAATACAAATCCTGCGGTATGGTCTCATGCAGCCTATCTttatcaccatcaccatcagcccAAGCAGCAGAAGCGTGAATCACAGAAGCATTATGATCCGATACCACCGTTTCTGCATCAgaagcaccaccagcagcaacaacagtcgAAGGAAGCGGCTCATTTGTATCGTCGCTTCCTGTCGGAATTGCACCGATCGGCTAATGTGACGGAGGATTTCAGTGGAAACTTTTCCTCGCTACTGGACATTGCCCCTCATATGGCCGCATTCAATGTGAATGTTATATCCTGGTCTAATGTATCCATCACCACTCTATACAACGATACCACTCAGCATAGCTTACCGATCATCCTGAATCTAATCAGCAACACGCTTTTGCGCGTGTATGCCGAACTTTCGCCGGCAACTATTAACTCTCAGCATCTGCTGTATCAGCGTGCCGGTGGTGGTCGGAAAGGCCCAGCACCAACGTCTAATGCGCAGTCAGCGTTTGACTACCAAGACGACGCCGCGGATGGCGAAACTCTGGATGATATTGCATTTCAACCCTTACCTTCGAGCACAAGTTTTAGCACGACCTCATCAACATCTGGTTCCGCGGCTCCAGATCGTGCTTCTACCGATTCCATATTGCGAATTGAGTTGTGGTCCCATCCGTTCCAGCAAACAGCTCAACCGCAGGAGTTCAATATAGGCACGTTTTCGTCCGCCCTTTTTGTGGGCATGATCTTTGTACTGATTCCCGTCTCACTAGCCGTTGACATGGTGTACGATCGTGAGATGAAAGCCAAAAATCAACTGCGCGTGAATGGGCTTTCCTCGTCCTTGTACCTTTCGGCGTACTTTATCGTGCTTTCTGGTCTGATGCTAGTTATTTGTGCCGCATTGCTTGGACTAGTGTTTATATTCGATATTCCTTCATTCCGACAGGTGAGCTACGGTGGCTTTGTAATAGCATACGCTTGTGATGGTAAATGGTGTACTATATCTGCTTCACCCTTTTTTCCAGCCACCAGCCCTTATTACTCTGGGAATGTTGGTGTTTCTTTACTCACCGGCTGGTATTTTGTGTTCAACGTGTTTCTCCTACTTTTTTGATCGTACTGATTCAGCCCAATCGATTCTACCAAACATACTAACGTTTGTAGGATTGATTCCGTTCATATTGGTTGTGTTCCTGGATATGTTGGGTATTGGTAAGTTTGTTATGCCGAAACAAATGTATAACTGTAACCATTtctgattttttattattgaacATGTTATTCCATTATTCAGAGGTGAAGGCAGCGATTGCACTACATTATGTTTTTTCCTTGATCAACCCAATGTACATACCGTACGCAACGGTATACTTTGTCGATCGGGTATATATTGCTTGTCGGCTAAGTTCCGCATGTGCAGAGCTTTCAATGGCCCACTACATGACTGAGGAGGTGATTGTGATGGCATGCGGGTGCCTTTTGCACATTCCTATTTGGGCGTTCTGTTTGCGGGTATCTGATGTGATGAAAAGTGGCGGTCGTATGCGGGACCTATTTCATCGTTCAGCGGTAAGCTTTCGCACAGACGTGATATATActtaaaccaacaaaaaaatctaacCTCGTTTTGATTGCACAGAGCGAAGAGGACGTTATGACTGAAGAGCAA is from Anopheles merus strain MAF unplaced genomic scaffold, AmerM5.1 LNR4000612, whole genome shotgun sequence and encodes:
- the LOC121602772 gene encoding cholesterol transporter ABCA5-like: MGKELMNSSNFCQQLGATLVRNFKLKIRDSRKTIAEVFLPLYTLGTLIVLKILIPNPNFPAITEPRGAATLFEHFQHHKAHTIAVLPQPNSSTTIPFLSEVNELWMSNRRHQPGIHPIKWMVYESPEELLAAYWRDPSKMPLALIFHTDDPLFGPLRYEIRTNPSFFVTPSTTELYSSLVTCRQSDSYWSAVIPIETGDSCPVNQYYYSGFIALQTLLDYTKIRIVTQNEELQIPHITLEMFPKEAYTGNWMVAFRLVIPIYMVMALSQFITYLLILIVGEKENHIKEGLKIMGLRDSVFWCGWFIIYAVFVTFLSFVSVILVFSLGVFQHTNYLPVFILILLYSFSVILIGFMITPFFDNSRTAGILGNFAVNIMSLLYFLQVFIDDTHTSAALWTVSLISPTGFALAMDKILVLDISGQGVTLHNLWTGPGIPIGGSILMLVVDILLYAALAFYFDCVIPSDHGTKQRPCFCFNRNYWCKKKVPKVPLLNGESANSFNNALEDQARDVEPVSREMRGKEAIRIVDLYKTFHSCRKPAVNAVNGINLTIYEGQITAILGHNGAGKSTLFNILTGLTSPTSGTIYIFGYDVRDPNDMTMIRRMTGVCPQHDILFETLTPKEHLYFFAAVRGIPPSLVDSEVKKTLRDIDLFDTAETRVKHLSGGQKRKLSVGIAIIGDPKIIILDEPTAGVDPYSRRHMWSILQNRKHGKVILLTTHFMDEADILAERKAVVSRGRLRCCGSSLFLKNKFGIGYHLTLVLDTNACETSITKLVNDHVPQAEKARRHGRELSYILPHDAVNSFVSLFDDIEKEIKTKRMMLGICSYGVSMTTLEEVFLHLETQREGEQKAGTTGEGEDEEGEGEEDEEDGQAAGYPVSENLSRKVMKTRGLPRSLSLQERSNSYQSLKNDTKTLLDEQNTDNKASLQDNRMQFDTIIPINGLGSDGVSQGTAGSGTHPVSMGGGGVGCGQNSTVNSPQVQRIHRKKHHRSSRNGVSKSTKSVYEDQTQTHGSASAVKLNSQNRTNWMDLDDIPLYPSRWSTIGALLKLRLTILFRDIQRLYLLIILPLAFTALGLYLNSIQVLSPIMRSILLDNTTYGSNITKIAVHDNTNPAVWSHAAYLYHHHHQPKQQKRESQKHYDPIPPFLHQKHHQQQQQSKEAAHLYRRFLSELHRSANVTEDFSGNFSSLLDIAPHMAAFNVNVISWSNVSITTLYNDTTQHSLPIILNLISNTLLRVYAELSPATINSQHLLYQRAGGGRKGPAPTSNAQSAFDYQDDAADGETLDDIAFQPLPSSTSFSTTSSTSGSAAPDRASTDSILRIELWSHPFQQTAQPQEFNIGTFSSALFVGMIFVLIPVSLAVDMVYDREMKAKNQLRVNGLSSSLYLSAYFIVLSGLMLVICAALLGLVFIFDIPSFRQPPALITLGMLVFLYSPAGILCSTCFSYFFDRTDSAQSILPNILTFVGLIPFILVVFLDMLGIEVKAAIALHYVFSLINPMYIPYATVYFVDRVYIACRLSSACAELSMAHYMTEEVIVMACGCLLHIPIWAFCLRVSDVMKSGGRMRDLFHRSASEEDVMTEEQCTGEYEDEDVRNERSRVFRLTSNPQQSQQEEGPLAQPVVLVKSLRKEFSQESLCGNCCCCADDELPKKKVSVRSLSIGVDAGEVLGLLGHNGAGKTTTMKIMTGETAPTRGTVRVAGHSITINQDDAFKTLGYCPQHDALWKNVTVREHLELYARIRGVRGKDLNRLISTYLTGLHINEHANKQTQHCSGGTRRKLSYAMAMVGAPKVVLLDEPSTGMDPKSKRFLWDTILASFHGKRCAMLTTHSMEEADALCSRVGIMVKGELRCLGSTQHLKNLYGAGYTLEIKLKHIENVYSETPIESQPSSSQEQLQLDQSTDHIAPVISNCIDNRSMALRNFVTDLFPSATLEESFADRLVYSVPQQAVSSLAECFSRLEKAKTELDIEEYSFSQTTLEQVFLKFAHYDEETSSVQ